From Mustelus asterias chromosome 19, sMusAst1.hap1.1, whole genome shotgun sequence, one genomic window encodes:
- the LOC144507512 gene encoding mitochondrial import receptor subunit TOM20 homolog, with the protein MSKTSAIAVGICGVLFVGYCIYFDRKRRNDPSFKKRLQERRRKQRLATKGNGLSHVPKQKDAEAMQAIFLEEIQLGEEFLAQGDYEIGVDHLSNAIAICGQPRQLLQVLQQTIPQPIFHLLLRKLSSISL; encoded by the coding sequence ATGAGTAAGACCAGTGCCATTGCAGTGGGGATCTGTGGAGTCCTCTTTGTCGGCTATTGCATCTACTTCGACAGGAAGCGACGGAATGACCCCAGCTTCAAGAAGCGGCTCCAGGAGcgaagaaggaagcagagattggCCACAAAGGGCAATGGGCTCTCCCATGTCCCAAAACAGAAGGACGCAGAAGCCATGCAGGCAATTTTCCTGGAAGAGATCCAGCTTGGAGAGGAGTTTCTGGCACAAGGTGACTACGAGATTGGTGTCGATCACCTGTCAAATGCAATCGCGATTTGTGGCCAACCGCGGCAGCTCCTTCAGGTCCTTCAACAGACCATCCCTCAACCAATTTTCCACTTGCTCCTGAGGAAACTCTCCAGCATCAGCTTATGA